The Gemmatimonadaceae bacterium genome contains a region encoding:
- a CDS encoding NAD(P)-binding domain-containing protein has product MKDRLLSKLDDRTACIGVIGLGYVGLPLALEFAKAGFHVIGYDVSQRVVGALMAGNSHIQDVSSAELAGLVDSGRFEATADESRLQEMDA; this is encoded by the coding sequence ATGAAGGACCGACTGCTTTCGAAACTGGACGACCGGACCGCGTGCATTGGAGTCATCGGACTCGGGTATGTCGGGCTGCCGTTGGCGCTGGAGTTCGCGAAGGCCGGATTTCATGTGATTGGGTACGACGTGAGCCAGCGGGTGGTCGGGGCGCTGATGGCGGGCAACTCGCACATTCAGGACGTGAGCTCCGCTGAACTGGCTGGTCTGGTTGATAGCGGCCGGTTCGAAGCGACTGCAGACGAGTCCCGCCTTCAGGAAATGGATGC